The Oncorhynchus masou masou isolate Uvic2021 chromosome 13, UVic_Omas_1.1, whole genome shotgun sequence genomic interval agatgtaactctgggtcttactttcctgtggtggttctcatgagagtcagtttcaccatagcgcttgatggtttttgcaactgcacttcaaGAAACTTGGAATTTTCCTGACTGataggtagaggtgaagtgacgaGGCAACAAgcattaaagtaatgatggacttttgTTTccttttgcttatttgaactgttcatgccataatatggacttggtcttgtgccaaatagggatatcttctgtataccagccctaccttgtcacaacacaactgattggctcaaatgcattaagaaggaaaaaatttccacaaattaacttttagcaaggctctcatgttaattgaaatgcattccaggtggctacctcatgaagctggttgagagaatgccaagagtgtgccaagctttcatcaaggaaaagggtggctactttgaagaatctcaaatataaaatatattttgatttgtttaacactttttgggttacatgattccaaatgttatttcatagttttgatgtcttcactattattctacaatgtaaaaaaaagtaaaaaataaagaaaaacccttgaatgagggtccaaacttttgactggtactgcatattgCATATGGCACTATGATTCGACTGAGCTTAACACGTGATGAATAACTAGCTCTATCGGCTGTCTGCTTTTCAGGACTGTTCCTTGAATATTtacaatttatttatttgaatcagctgtgtagtgctgggtCAAAAACATGCACCCAGGTGGGTGGGTGctccaggactgagtttgggaaaccctgatctAAAGTACATGGCATTCCAGAACTGTACAACCACAGGCTATTGAGTCTGGTGCAACCCACTTCAATGTACTGTATCTCATCCATCATCGAGCTCTTTTGTCATTCAAGCCTTGGATAGATTAGCAGGACAGATCCTTACTGAATGCTTCCCTCACCTGGCTGTCAGGTAACAGACCACACATTCAGAGGTGCAGTGAACAGGATGTGCCACTGGAGTGGAGAATGGTTACCACGCTGAGAATCAAAAGGCACATCATTTTTATAATAACCACTTGCGTGTCTATAATTCTACTATAAAAACCAAGAACATTGATTCAGTCAGTGTATGTTTCCCTGTGAAGCCTAGGGTAGTATTTGTGGTCTGTACCCACAAATCATTTATCAGTCACTTGTCCTTCACTTTGTCTTCTGTAGTCTTGCCTCCAATTGACCTCTATGCAGAACGAATGTCTTTGGAACTAGGAAGGGTAACATACTAATTGGTTGCATCAATATTTCCCCTAAACAATATTACTGCTCAGTTGCTGaaataaactacactacactCAGGTTGTCGCGTAGTGTTTGCACTCGAGTACTGAAAAGATCCCAAgcagcacatactgtatataacatgCTGCCTCTGAGATTAATTTGCCAGCCAATATCTGTCCGGATCTGTCCCTACATTGCTACACCTCCAAACAGGAACAACCTTACTTAAATCTTAATGGCCAATTGCCCAAATAATGTGGTGGGCTCCACCCAATGTAACTGTCCATGGTTTTGAAACAATAGCTACACATTTGACTGCATTGTCAAAGACATGGTTAAGTAATCACAAAACTATTGAACGTGATCAGGATACAATGAAACGTTTAATCATTGGCTTGATTATACATTGACTATATTAAAGTTTCCAAGTTTACTGGACACCTTTAAAAGGGACACTTCAGCATTTTGGTAACGAGGCCCTTTAGCTACTTGCCGGGAGTCAATTATAACTTTGATCCGTTAGCgcgatgactggaagtctatggttaTCTACTAGCAACTTCAAGTCATTACACCAACGCTAGTTAGCGTTAGCTCACGAAACTACCTCCACACTGGACAGACAATGGTATCAAGTGAATCGGACTCTGGGAGAGTAGATCTAGGGCCTCATTGCCGAAATATCCCTTTAGTGAAGTGCAATTGAGTTCAGGTGCCCATGAACTGAGAACAATAAGAGGTACGTCTGTGCAAATCATACAGCAATTTGCATTTAACTAGAAACAACCAACATAGCAAATACAGTAAAAAGATGTAACCACTAAATGATTAATATTTTCTTACAATTTGAAAGTCTACAAAAGGACCTGAACGCCAACATTCAGTCCTTTGTTGCACAGCCAGAATAGGTTCAAGTGTGGATGGTGTCAACCCTCTGCAAATGGAACCTCCAAGCATCTAAACAAGTTAGCATAGGAACTCTACTAGCTTGGAATACAAATAGCAATAGAAAAATGCCAGTCCAGCTCGTGAAATAAGATTATGAGATAATAGGATCGATAACAGCAGTTGCAAATCTGGGACGACATGTCCAAATACACTGCGCTAGGCTCACTTGTACCTCTGGCAATATACAGGTATTACAAACTGCTGTAGTACGTCAACGTCTTGAGCAACTAAACACATTTAAAATGACAGGACAGAAGTCACTAAAAACAAAACAGCTCTGGGGGAAAGCAGATGCACAACTACAATCTCTAGCTTTCCTTTATTATACAATCAAAGGCCACTGTTAAAGCATTTACAAATGAATTATAACAAAATGTAGCATTAACAAAAATCTCTTCCAGTTGCATTTTATGGAAACTAGTGAAAAGTAATATTTTTACTGTAACATATACACATTAAATATGGTACATCTTAGTCCATGCAGTTGCGCACAGCCAGTTGTGTATCATGGGATGTTTTAATTTTAATATTTGAAGTGTGTGGGAAGTTGTGACATCAGCCACCAGTGCATTACAGTCCATGTTGGGAAGAGGCACTCCAGGCCTCAAAGAGAACTCAGCCAGACTTGAAGAGGAGGATGGCCACCTGCCCTAAGTAGAAGTAGATGAAATGCTTTGTCTCATGAGTGACGTAGCTGCCGAAGTTCCTTCCAACAATGCAATGCCATGTAGGGTTATACTTCTTGTCAAATTCCTATAGGGATTTAAAAAGCAGGGCTTTAGTAATCAATGACTGCATGAGGAAGATAATGACCTCATGGCATGCACATCTTGCAGCCTGGTCATCGTATTTAAACAGCTTGCACCATGGAAGACTTCACTCTAATTGGAATACACAGGCCAAAGGCCTGACAACACAGTATTCACATCTCACCTTCTTTATGTAGGCTGCAATGTCCTTTTCTATATTGTACTTTTCCATGGCCTGGGTAGCACAGTCCACTGCATCCTGCTGCATGTCCTCAGACATGTCAGCATTCTTGATTACTGCCTTCCTGTCAGTCATGCCTGCAAACAAGGACAACAAAAATAAACAAGTCTAAACCAACGTAATTACAGATACAAAATGACAAGTTTAGTGAGGTGATAAAGCCGGAATTCACAGGTAACACGTGCAGCTATGATTGGTTTACCCCGTCTTCACCATACCGTGCGGTTTACCATGAAAATCAAAGGATAGGCCAATCAAGTGCAGCTATGATACAATGTTGCAATCAACGCGGTTCTATCAGTGTTTCCGATTGTACTGGGATAACAGCTGGTCTATATTTCGGCACCAGATTACGTTGAGTGACTACGACCCTGTGCTGGTAAGGTACAATACGAATAGGTTGCGGAAGAAACTCGATACAGGTAGAATTAAAAACCACATGGCGACATTACATTTGTAAAATTAGGAATCTGTCCCCCGAAATGCACAATTCTAGTCTAGTTCAAACATCCAGATACATGAACTATTAGTTTAATTTCGACATATCATTCCTTTAAATTATGGATGATTTAACGGGTCCAAGGGTGATCGGATTCGTGCCAATAGCCTGCAGGTGGTAGTGATTGCGCATTAGTTCATTATTTCGATTTAAATTCACAATAGAAAGTAGGCTACCTTGTACGAGAAACTTCGCCTCAATTAGACAACCTGAATCACCACCATCCATGCAAGTCGAGTGTGAGTGCGTGCAGGCTACTAAACATTGTCGCTCACCTTATTTAGGAGATGCTGATACTATCCCCTTCGTAATCAGGTAATTCCCCTTAGTGGATATCAAGCTTTGCTTACTTGATGGATCGTGCTGCGACAAATTATTTTACAAGATTTACTCAAATGTGGGGAAACTGCCCTCGTAAAATACCTCCCCCGCCCTACACAACTTACCCTGCCATTGGCTGAGCTACCACCTCTTCTTGTGTTTTGAGCATTTTCTAGCAGCTCTTCTCTGCCAGCATCTTATTTCATCCCACAATGCATCGTTAACAATACACGGCGAGGTACGTAGAGAAGGCCTCCTGGCAAACTCAGCTGTTAACGGAGTATTTATTATGCTCGATGTGTTAGTTTATTGATATCAGCACCAATGAATGTATGAGAGATTATATAGGCTGATATTAATCTTATAAAAATATAATCCATGTTTTTACTGGACTTTGTCTATGAGATGTAAACATCTGCTTGGAATGACATTCTCACCACCGCATACAACTCTTAACAGGCTGTAATCACTTATTTCAGAGTTTATATTCAGTTATTTCTTGATtaaacctagtcctggactaaaacatACAGTAAATTATGAATCTCCA includes:
- the LOC135552935 gene encoding dynein light chain 2, cytoplasmic produces the protein MTDRKAVIKNADMSEDMQQDAVDCATQAMEKYNIEKDIAAYIKKEFDKKYNPTWHCIVGRNFGSYVTHETKHFIYFYLGQVAILLFKSG